The following coding sequences are from one Gammaproteobacteria bacterium window:
- a CDS encoding CBS domain-containing protein, whose translation MKVREVMTHEVLLARPDQTISEVAKMMAEADTGVLPVRENDRLVGVITDRDIAIRAVAEHRSPDTPVRDVMSQQVLYCYDDEDIEHVAKNMGDNQVRRLPVLNREKRLVGIVSLGDVSQRVPPRTAGEAIADISKPSGRVPTTH comes from the coding sequence ATGAAAGTCAGGGAAGTCATGACCCATGAAGTACTGCTCGCCAGGCCCGATCAGACCATCAGCGAAGTGGCAAAGATGATGGCCGAGGCCGATACCGGCGTGCTGCCGGTCCGCGAGAACGATCGACTGGTCGGCGTGATCACGGACCGCGATATCGCTATCCGCGCCGTCGCCGAGCATCGCTCACCCGACACGCCTGTGCGCGACGTCATGAGTCAGCAAGTGCTGTACTGTTATGACGACGAGGATATCGAGCATGTCGCAAAGAATATGGGCGACAACCAAGTGCGCCGCCTGCCGGTTCTCAACCGGGAAAAACGCCTCGTTGGAATCGTCTCGTTGGGCGATGTGTCGCAGCGGGTACCGCCGCGCACCGCCGGCGAAGCAATCGCCGATATCTCTAAGCCCAGTGGGCGCGTACCGACAACGCACTAG
- a CDS encoding site-specific integrase encodes MGRRKTPGLVRRDGVWHIDKRIRGRRFCQSTGTVNLEEAEQYLARQIETTRQAQVYGVRPQRSFEQAAAKFVLENQHKRSLRGDIGQLKMLMPAIGNASLDRLHLGVLQPWIEHRRKERVAVGTINHGLKVVRRILNLAATEWVDDYGMTWLLAAPKIKLLPDTNKRQPYPLSWDEQTKLFQELPEHLSRMALFAVNTGCRDNEICNLRWDWEVNVPELDTSVFIVPRQFVKNGDDRLIVLNRIALSVVNTQRGRHPTHVFVYKDKSVTRMLNHAWLRARAKVGLPQVRVHDLKHTFGRRLRAAGVSFEDRQDLLGHRAGRITTHYSAAELSKLMEAANRVCDRNGDKPELVVLRRLCVS; translated from the coding sequence ATGGGACGCAGAAAGACACCGGGACTCGTCAGACGGGACGGTGTTTGGCACATCGACAAACGCATTCGCGGGCGGCGATTTTGCCAAAGCACTGGAACGGTTAACCTCGAAGAGGCAGAGCAGTACCTCGCGAGGCAGATCGAGACAACCCGGCAGGCGCAAGTCTACGGCGTAAGACCTCAGAGGAGTTTCGAGCAGGCGGCGGCGAAGTTCGTGTTGGAGAATCAACACAAGCGCAGCCTACGCGGCGACATCGGGCAGTTGAAGATGCTGATGCCGGCGATAGGAAACGCTTCGCTCGATAGACTCCACCTGGGAGTACTACAGCCTTGGATAGAACACCGACGCAAGGAACGCGTAGCCGTGGGAACGATTAACCACGGTCTCAAAGTTGTCCGCCGCATCTTGAATCTGGCGGCGACGGAGTGGGTGGACGACTACGGCATGACGTGGTTGCTGGCAGCGCCGAAGATTAAGCTGCTGCCCGATACCAACAAGCGACAACCTTATCCGCTGAGTTGGGACGAGCAGACGAAGCTATTCCAGGAATTGCCAGAACACCTTTCGCGGATGGCGTTGTTTGCGGTGAACACAGGTTGCCGCGATAACGAAATCTGTAATCTGCGATGGGATTGGGAAGTTAACGTGCCGGAGTTGGACACCTCGGTGTTTATTGTGCCAAGGCAGTTTGTGAAGAACGGGGACGACCGGCTGATCGTATTGAACCGGATCGCGCTCTCGGTGGTGAACACGCAGCGCGGAAGACATCCCACGCACGTGTTCGTCTACAAGGACAAGTCGGTAACGCGCATGTTGAATCACGCCTGGCTGCGGGCAAGGGCCAAGGTTGGATTGCCGCAGGTGCGTGTGCATGACCTCAAACACACGTTCGGTCGCAGGCTACGGGCCGCTGGCGTGAGCTTTGAGGACCGGCAGGACTTGTTAGGGCACCGAGCAGGGCGGATCACTACACATTACTCTGCCGCCGAGCTGTCGAAGCTTATGGAGGCGGCAAACAGAGTGTGTGACCGGAACGGCGATAAACCGGAACTCGTCGTGTTGCGGAGGCTTTGCGTAAGCTAG
- a CDS encoding DUF262 domain-containing protein, with protein MQRYLNTTQRTVVWFKKTFEAGDIIIKAPFQRNPVWSDRQKSALIDTILLEYPIPELYMQELTDASGDQKHVVVDGQQRIRAVLSFLAGEYALDDESPHWAGLAFDDLSPDDRKKVFEYNFIVRLLPEMPDEELRAIFQRINRNTVILNPQELRHATYWGPFIKLMEELADLEFWSVAGLFSANDRRRMLDAEYVSELAVAVLNGLQNKKKNLEEFYQQYETTFEEAEQLKSIFIRVLGEIEQLLPDMSKTRWRKKSDFYSLFLKLARHAAALPLSADARNQASTILLQLASTVDAIVSGKLEAGAADEDIQTYVKNVERAASDLGSRKGREQVLDNRLATILPKNG; from the coding sequence ATGCAACGCTACCTGAACACGACCCAGCGCACCGTAGTTTGGTTCAAGAAGACGTTTGAAGCCGGTGACATCATCATAAAAGCGCCTTTCCAACGCAACCCTGTATGGTCCGACCGGCAGAAGAGCGCCCTCATTGATACCATCTTGCTGGAGTACCCGATTCCGGAACTCTACATGCAGGAGTTGACGGACGCGTCTGGTGATCAAAAGCACGTCGTAGTCGACGGACAACAGCGCATTCGCGCTGTGCTCTCTTTTTTGGCTGGAGAATATGCACTCGACGATGAGAGTCCACATTGGGCTGGGCTTGCATTCGACGATCTGTCGCCAGACGATCGAAAGAAGGTATTCGAATACAACTTCATCGTTCGTTTGCTTCCTGAAATGCCAGACGAAGAATTGCGCGCCATCTTCCAGCGCATCAATCGAAACACCGTCATCCTCAATCCACAGGAATTACGCCACGCCACCTATTGGGGGCCGTTTATCAAACTCATGGAAGAGTTAGCTGACCTTGAATTCTGGAGCGTCGCGGGCCTATTTTCGGCTAACGACCGGAGACGAATGCTCGACGCAGAGTATGTCAGCGAGCTTGCGGTTGCCGTATTGAACGGACTCCAGAACAAGAAGAAGAATCTTGAAGAGTTCTACCAACAGTATGAGACGACTTTTGAGGAGGCAGAACAACTTAAGAGCATCTTCATCAGGGTCTTAGGGGAAATCGAACAACTACTGCCAGACATGTCAAAGACTAGATGGCGGAAGAAATCTGATTTCTATTCACTCTTCCTAAAGCTCGCGCGTCATGCGGCAGCGCTGCCTCTTTCAGCGGACGCCCGAAACCAAGCGTCAACAATATTGCTCCAACTAGCTTCCACTGTCGACGCGATCGTTAGCGGAAAGCTCGAGGCAGGTGCAGCCGACGAAGATATACAAACCTATGTCAAAAACGTTGAGCGCGCGGCCTCGGATCTTGGAAGCCGCAAGGGCCGTGAACAGGTATTAGATAACAGGCTCGCTACCATTCTCCCGAAAAACGGCTAA
- a CDS encoding nucleotidyl transferase AbiEii/AbiGii toxin family protein has protein sequence MTIEEVIHESVVALFSNEILRRTLVLKGGSALFLTQNINTRLSTDIDFSVSSEIENPDQYFAYIGNALSEHFSTLGFEVFDTVFRKKPKERMESKPKFWAGWCFEFKLISAKLSSRDIEFKQRAALIPDGAAASRIEIEISEYEYCDSTEKVELDGSVVTCYSTALLVLEKLRAICQQHPLYPHGKLKNRARDYFDIYQLVKKYRSTELYAELRHHLPQVFAAKDVSPELIKGIFEPEFVEFQASHFASVEAAVKKETIEPFGFYLEQLRLLVSDLGYLQERSA, from the coding sequence ATGACCATTGAGGAAGTAATACATGAGAGCGTGGTAGCTCTCTTCTCAAATGAAATTCTTCGGCGAACCCTTGTGTTAAAGGGCGGATCGGCATTATTTTTGACCCAGAACATAAATACGCGATTATCAACCGACATCGATTTTTCAGTTAGCTCTGAAATAGAAAACCCCGATCAATATTTCGCCTATATAGGAAACGCATTAAGTGAGCACTTTTCGACGTTGGGTTTTGAAGTATTCGACACCGTATTCAGAAAGAAACCGAAAGAACGGATGGAGTCTAAACCTAAATTTTGGGCGGGCTGGTGTTTCGAATTCAAATTGATAAGCGCTAAGTTAAGTTCACGAGATATCGAATTCAAGCAGCGAGCCGCGTTGATTCCCGACGGCGCAGCCGCAAGCAGAATAGAAATTGAAATTAGCGAATACGAATATTGTGATAGCACCGAGAAAGTAGAGTTAGATGGTTCGGTGGTAACGTGCTACTCAACGGCACTATTGGTTCTTGAAAAACTACGGGCCATCTGTCAGCAACACCCTCTCTATCCGCATGGGAAGCTAAAAAATCGGGCGCGTGACTATTTTGATATTTACCAGCTGGTAAAAAAGTATCGGTCAACCGAATTATACGCGGAACTGCGGCATCACTTGCCGCAGGTATTTGCGGCCAAGGATGTTTCACCAGAACTGATAAAAGGGATTTTTGAACCGGAGTTCGTGGAATTTCAGGCTTCGCATTTCGCCTCTGTAGAAGCGGCTGTGAAGAAAGAAACAATTGAACCGTTCGGTTTTTATCTCGAGCAGCTACGTCTGTTGGTTTCAGATCTAGGCTATCTCCAAGAAAGATCGGCCTAG
- a CDS encoding DNA adenine methylase gives MTTPISQLDFGLPELDEQPNESGPVLQQAKVFRPIHYLGSKLRLVTVIRDCVNSLDPSRGPVCDLFAGSGTVSLALSQEREVLAVDIQEYSRVLCSALLKPASFSTEIVAQVLNEIRVSEHRKQLQWAVEPLVSHELSCIKQALSGNPEPLCDLLEHGCILADERDLCKATDQDLQGAINETRRRLEARSLVKGSRALVVRHFGGAYFSYAQSADIDAILEVVHTKPFSQRDSLLAAVLSTASDVVNTVGKQFAQPIRPRTKHGEPKRHLVSKIERDRSRDVLNNYSAWLARYQSLAKSERNHQAIQGDYLEVLGSYKGKLSVVYADPPYTRDHYSRFYHVLETLCLRDNPAVSTMEIKGTKQLSRGIYRQDRHQSPFCIRS, from the coding sequence ATGACAACTCCAATCTCGCAACTGGACTTCGGCCTTCCAGAACTGGATGAGCAGCCGAACGAAAGCGGCCCGGTGCTTCAACAAGCAAAGGTCTTCCGTCCAATTCACTATTTGGGCAGCAAACTGAGGCTTGTAACTGTAATTCGCGATTGCGTAAATTCACTAGACCCTTCCCGCGGACCAGTATGTGATCTCTTTGCAGGGTCGGGAACCGTGTCCCTTGCCCTATCTCAAGAGCGAGAAGTCCTTGCTGTCGACATCCAAGAATATTCACGCGTACTTTGCTCCGCGTTATTAAAACCGGCGTCGTTCTCAACAGAAATAGTAGCTCAAGTTTTAAATGAAATTCGAGTCTCCGAACACCGTAAGCAGCTACAGTGGGCGGTTGAACCCCTCGTGTCCCACGAACTGTCCTGCATTAAACAGGCGCTATCTGGAAATCCCGAACCACTATGTGACCTACTCGAACATGGGTGCATTCTGGCGGACGAGCGAGACCTCTGCAAGGCCACAGACCAAGATTTACAAGGGGCGATAAACGAGACTAGGCGTCGTTTGGAAGCGAGGTCCTTGGTTAAAGGTTCCCGTGCTTTGGTGGTGCGGCATTTCGGCGGTGCGTATTTCTCTTATGCACAATCAGCAGACATTGATGCGATTCTAGAGGTAGTACACACCAAACCATTTTCTCAAAGAGACTCACTTCTCGCGGCGGTCCTTAGTACAGCCAGCGATGTGGTAAACACAGTTGGGAAACAGTTTGCACAGCCGATTAGACCTCGAACCAAGCACGGCGAACCCAAGAGACACTTAGTGTCGAAAATCGAACGAGACCGTTCCCGTGACGTTCTCAATAACTATTCAGCCTGGTTAGCTCGCTACCAATCTTTAGCGAAAAGCGAGCGAAATCACCAGGCCATCCAAGGGGACTACCTAGAGGTTCTTGGAAGCTACAAAGGAAAATTGTCGGTTGTTTATGCAGACCCGCCTTATACGCGAGACCACTACAGCCGCTTTTACCACGTGCTTGAAACCCTGTGCCTTAGAGATAACCCCGCCGTTTCCACGATGGAAATAAAAGGAACTAAACAGCTAAGTCGAGGGATTTATCGACAAGACCGACATCAATCTCCGTTTTGCATCCGGAGTTAG
- a CDS encoding site-specific DNA-methyltransferase, whose translation MQTEFNTVTDRTSQYSRRKAAFSGLEHVAALSYGARNIGNLVIQGENLSVLDTIASRYVGRVRCIYIDPPYNNQERYTHYDDDLDHETWLQNITLRLTRLVDFLRDDGSLWISLDDREIHYLKVAADRIFGRKNFISTIVWQQRTTRENRKVFSNNHEYVLVYAKNARVFRDRRNPLPITSVVADRYKNPDNDPRGPWQSVSANVQAGHATPSQFYEIIAPNGKRHSPPLGRCWAYNKVRMKEEMSKNNVWFGRDGNGVPRLKKFLKDSRPGITPHTLWAAAEVGTNDSAKKHQLELFPKKSVFETPKPEGLISRILQIATNPDDLVLDAYLGSGTTAAVSHKMSRRYIGIENGAQAVTHCARRLRQVVDGEQGGISKNLSWLGGGGFDFYRATPNLRITKR comes from the coding sequence ATGCAAACTGAATTCAACACTGTAACAGACCGTACTAGCCAATATTCCAGGAGAAAAGCAGCTTTCTCCGGGCTAGAACACGTAGCGGCCTTATCTTACGGCGCTCGAAATATCGGGAACCTTGTTATCCAAGGTGAAAACCTCTCTGTTTTAGATACTATCGCATCCAGGTACGTTGGGCGAGTGCGCTGCATATATATCGACCCGCCATATAACAACCAGGAGCGTTACACCCACTACGACGACGATTTGGATCACGAGACATGGTTGCAAAACATAACTCTACGACTGACCCGACTCGTCGATTTTCTACGGGACGATGGTAGCCTTTGGATTTCTCTTGATGACAGAGAAATTCATTATCTGAAGGTCGCCGCTGACAGAATTTTTGGGCGGAAAAATTTCATCAGTACCATAGTTTGGCAACAGAGAACTACACGCGAAAACCGAAAAGTATTTTCGAACAACCATGAGTACGTGCTTGTGTACGCGAAGAACGCTCGTGTTTTTCGCGATAGGCGTAATCCGCTTCCTATAACGAGTGTTGTTGCTGATCGGTATAAGAATCCAGATAACGATCCGCGAGGACCGTGGCAGTCTGTCTCGGCCAATGTTCAAGCGGGACATGCAACCCCGAGCCAGTTTTATGAAATTATTGCGCCAAATGGTAAGCGCCACTCTCCTCCACTAGGCCGGTGCTGGGCATATAACAAAGTCCGGATGAAGGAAGAGATGAGTAAGAACAACGTTTGGTTTGGCCGCGACGGTAATGGTGTTCCAAGACTGAAGAAATTCCTTAAAGATTCACGTCCTGGCATTACGCCTCATACCCTATGGGCTGCCGCGGAAGTCGGAACTAACGATTCGGCTAAGAAACATCAACTAGAGTTGTTTCCTAAAAAATCGGTTTTTGAAACTCCAAAACCCGAAGGGCTCATATCTAGAATACTTCAGATAGCAACAAACCCAGATGATCTTGTTTTGGATGCCTACTTAGGATCGGGTACGACGGCCGCTGTCTCCCATAAAATGTCTCGGCGCTATATCGGTATTGAGAATGGTGCTCAAGCGGTAACCCATTGTGCACGCCGACTCCGGCAAGTCGTTGATGGTGAACAGGGCGGTATTTCAAAAAACCTTAGTTGGCTTGGAGGCGGAGGCTTTGACTTCTATCGCGCAACTCCCAATTTGCGAATAACGAAACGGTAA
- a CDS encoding PAS domain S-box protein: MALAVILVMLVAGVVAAPYAATPWRVIPVFVPTYNAALVVIDVTTAFLLFGQFRELHQRSLLVLACGYLFTTVVIAAHALSFPGVLGVHGLIGGNQTAAWLWVCWHGFFPCFVAGYAILAWRERLRGTVEPSLVTPARRLSVISALAAVAFAGVCILVARSGQDLLPVLMDGNRHIPGVTRPILSMAWFATLIALGLLLWCTRARRIIDLWLIIVLCIWLIDTALSGILVTGRFQIGFYIGRIYSLFAMSLMLGVLLKQTLKLHGQLAHALQAERNNAQRATQAEAQVRASEAQLQTLFSEVPLGVYLVDADFRICQVNPTARQVFHNIPDLIGRDFGEVMHILWPPEYATEIIQKFRRTLETGKPYFEPERIEQRRDRDATEYCEWQISRIPLPNGRYGVVCYFRDISAQVFARQAIAASEEALRNSQARLRIAIDAAQLGTWDLELDTYESTVSPRMAQIIGLPPGQTRVEKHEWVSLPEERSRIEAALAAASARGAPFELEFRFVPRGGTEQRWLHSWATVVKDAAGKPLHFLGVAMDVTARKRVDEALRESEARYRSLFESIDEGFCVIEVIFDKAGKRPLDYRFLEVNPAFERHTGLVDAVGKTMRSLAPAHEPHWFDIYGRVALTGELVRFQNSAGALGDRWFDVCAFRIGNAQQRRVAVIFTDITERKNAEAVLHRDAMLLANVRDSVIVTDLDGIVTFWNDGATKLFGYEASEMLGRPYADRQPEPLRTETRLRIRRIAKGGDESEGEWLSYRKDGSPVWIHAHTRRINDAAGKPVAIMGLAHDITERKHTEEVLREREERLQLALAIETVGIIFFGLDGRITDANEAFLQMSGYGWEELAAGNVCWDMMTPAEFMPASCKAVEQLKTLGRTVPYEKQYIRKDGSRWWGLVAATLLSDDEGVEFIIDVTERRQAEEALKQADRHKDEFLATLSHELRNPLAPIMNSLSILELAGEISPKFSYLLDIMKRQSHNLVRLVDDLLELSRISRGSIELHPEQADVAAIIRSAIETSRPLIESAGHRLTVFLPSEVTMLEVDSLRLSQVVANLLNNAAKYTNPGGQIVLSVREADTHLLISVRDNGIGIPAEMLPRIFEMFVQGDRDHKPSQGGLGVGLNLVKSLVQMHGGSVEAHSAGLGRGSEFIVRLPLLRRHPQAINVDDRSVKAAPTACRVLVVDDNADAAASLGVLLQTMGNEVQVVHDGASALTAVVRHQPQVVFLDLGMPDMSGYEVAERIANSPARAAITLIALTGWGQDIDRQRTQAAGFDHHLVKPPDIAVVEELLSKSTTKNASGERMH; the protein is encoded by the coding sequence ATGGCGCTGGCAGTCATCCTTGTCATGCTCGTCGCCGGTGTCGTTGCGGCTCCCTATGCAGCGACTCCCTGGCGCGTCATTCCCGTGTTCGTGCCGACCTATAACGCGGCGTTGGTCGTGATCGACGTGACTACCGCGTTTCTGTTGTTCGGACAGTTCCGCGAATTACATCAGCGTTCGTTGCTCGTGCTCGCTTGTGGGTACCTGTTCACTACCGTCGTGATAGCGGCGCATGCCTTGAGTTTCCCCGGTGTTTTAGGAGTTCACGGGCTGATCGGCGGAAACCAGACGGCGGCCTGGTTGTGGGTGTGTTGGCACGGCTTCTTTCCATGCTTCGTTGCTGGCTATGCCATCCTTGCTTGGCGTGAGCGTCTACGAGGTACCGTTGAACCCTCCTTGGTCACCCCAGCTCGGCGCCTGAGTGTTATCAGCGCGTTGGCGGCGGTTGCTTTCGCCGGTGTCTGCATTCTGGTCGCTAGAAGCGGCCAGGATCTCTTGCCAGTGTTAATGGATGGGAACCGCCATATTCCCGGAGTTACGCGCCCAATACTTTCTATGGCTTGGTTCGCGACGCTAATCGCCCTGGGCCTTTTGCTTTGGTGCACGCGTGCTCGACGCATCATCGATCTGTGGTTGATCATAGTGCTTTGCATCTGGCTGATCGACACCGCGCTGAGCGGGATCCTCGTCACCGGCCGTTTTCAAATCGGATTTTATATCGGGCGCATCTACAGCCTATTCGCGATGAGCCTGATGCTGGGCGTGCTCCTCAAGCAAACGTTAAAGCTCCATGGCCAGTTAGCGCACGCGCTGCAGGCAGAGCGTAACAATGCGCAACGAGCAACGCAGGCCGAGGCGCAAGTACGAGCGAGCGAGGCGCAATTGCAGACGTTGTTCAGCGAGGTGCCGCTCGGCGTTTACCTGGTCGACGCCGACTTCCGCATTTGCCAGGTCAATCCGACCGCACGGCAGGTCTTTCATAATATTCCGGATCTAATCGGTCGCGACTTCGGCGAGGTGATGCATATCCTCTGGCCGCCGGAATATGCTACAGAAATCATCCAAAAATTCCGGCGCACACTCGAAACCGGGAAACCGTACTTCGAGCCTGAGCGTATCGAGCAACGCCGCGATCGCGACGCGACTGAATATTGCGAATGGCAGATCAGTCGGATCCCGCTACCCAACGGGCGTTATGGCGTGGTTTGTTATTTTCGCGATATCTCTGCCCAGGTGTTCGCGCGTCAGGCCATCGCCGCATCCGAAGAAGCGCTACGCAACAGTCAGGCGCGATTGCGGATCGCCATCGATGCGGCGCAACTGGGAACGTGGGATTTGGAGCTCGATACTTACGAGAGCACCGTCTCGCCGAGGATGGCGCAGATCATCGGTCTGCCACCGGGCCAGACCCGCGTCGAAAAGCACGAGTGGGTGAGCCTCCCCGAGGAAAGATCGCGTATCGAGGCGGCACTGGCAGCGGCCAGCGCGCGTGGCGCTCCGTTCGAGCTTGAGTTCCGGTTCGTGCCAAGGGGTGGAACTGAGCAGCGCTGGCTTCATTCGTGGGCCACGGTGGTGAAGGATGCCGCCGGCAAGCCGCTGCATTTTCTGGGCGTAGCAATGGACGTCACCGCGCGCAAACGTGTCGACGAAGCGTTGCGCGAAAGCGAGGCACGCTATCGATCGTTGTTCGAATCGATTGACGAAGGTTTCTGCGTGATCGAGGTCATCTTCGACAAAGCCGGCAAGCGGCCGCTCGACTACCGTTTTCTAGAAGTAAATCCAGCGTTCGAGCGACATACCGGGTTGGTCGATGCCGTCGGTAAGACCATGCGTTCGCTGGCGCCGGCGCACGAGCCCCACTGGTTCGATATCTACGGCCGGGTTGCACTTACTGGCGAGCTGGTCCGCTTTCAGAATTCCGCCGGTGCATTGGGCGATCGCTGGTTCGATGTCTGTGCCTTTCGCATCGGTAACGCCCAACAACGGCGGGTGGCTGTTATCTTCACCGACATTACCGAGCGCAAGAACGCGGAGGCGGTGCTGCACCGCGACGCCATGCTGCTGGCGAACGTACGCGATTCGGTAATCGTCACCGACTTAGACGGCATCGTGACGTTCTGGAACGACGGCGCGACCAAGTTGTTCGGATACGAAGCATCGGAAATGCTCGGTCGTCCGTATGCCGACCGCCAGCCCGAGCCGTTGCGTACGGAAACGCGCCTGCGGATTCGACGCATCGCCAAGGGCGGCGACGAATCCGAGGGCGAGTGGCTAAGTTACCGCAAGGACGGATCGCCGGTCTGGATCCACGCGCATACCCGCCGCATCAACGACGCCGCCGGCAAGCCGGTCGCGATTATGGGGTTGGCGCATGACATCACCGAGCGTAAGCACACTGAAGAAGTATTGCGCGAACGTGAGGAGCGGCTGCAGCTCGCACTCGCGATCGAGACCGTCGGCATCATATTTTTCGGCCTCGATGGTCGTATCACTGACGCCAACGAGGCGTTCTTACAAATGAGCGGTTATGGTTGGGAGGAATTGGCAGCGGGTAATGTGTGCTGGGACATGATGACGCCAGCGGAATTTATGCCGGCCTCTTGTAAGGCCGTTGAGCAGTTGAAAACGCTCGGCCGCACGGTTCCGTACGAGAAACAATACATCCGTAAAGACGGTTCGCGCTGGTGGGGCTTGGTCGCCGCTACGCTGTTATCCGACGACGAAGGTGTCGAATTCATCATTGACGTTACTGAACGCCGGCAAGCGGAAGAGGCGTTGAAACAGGCCGATCGCCACAAGGACGAATTCCTGGCGACGTTATCGCACGAGCTGCGCAACCCGCTCGCGCCGATTATGAATTCGTTGAGCATTCTGGAGCTGGCTGGTGAGATCAGTCCCAAGTTCAGCTACCTACTCGATATTATGAAGCGGCAGTCGCACAACTTGGTGCGGTTGGTGGACGACTTGCTGGAGTTATCGCGGATTTCCCGCGGCAGCATCGAACTGCACCCGGAGCAAGCCGATGTTGCCGCCATCATTCGCAGTGCCATCGAAACCAGTCGCCCATTAATCGAGAGTGCGGGCCACCGGCTGACGGTTTTCTTGCCGTCCGAGGTGACAATGCTGGAGGTCGACTCGCTTCGTCTATCGCAAGTTGTGGCGAATCTATTGAACAACGCCGCCAAGTACACCAACCCCGGCGGTCAGATCGTGCTCAGCGTGCGCGAAGCAGATACGCACTTGCTGATTTCGGTGCGGGATAATGGCATCGGTATTCCGGCAGAAATGTTGCCGCGCATCTTCGAAATGTTTGTCCAAGGCGACCGTGACCACAAGCCGTCGCAAGGAGGTTTGGGAGTCGGCCTCAATCTGGTCAAGAGTTTGGTGCAAATGCATGGCGGATCGGTGGAAGCGCACAGCGCCGGACTGGGGAGGGGGAGTGAATTTATAGTTCGCTTGCCGCTTTTAAGGCGACATCCGCAGGCCATTAACGTCGATGACAGGTCAGTCAAGGCGGCGCCAACGGCATGCCGTGTTCTAGTTGTTGATGACAATGCCGATGCCGCCGCTAGTCTCGGCGTTTTGCTGCAAACGATGGGGAATGAAGTGCAGGTTGTGCACGACGGCGCATCGGCGCTGACAGCAGTGGTAAGGCATCAGCCGCAAGTGGTATTTCTAGATCTCGGTATGCCCGACATGAGTGGCTACGAGGTTGCCGAGCGAATCGCCAACAGTCCTGCGCGCGCTGCCATCACGCTCATCGCATTGACGGGTTGGGGTCAAGACATAGACCGTCAGCGTACACAGGCAGCGGGATTTGATCATCATCTCGTCAAGCCGCCCGATATCGCCGTGGTCGAGGAACTGCTTTCGAAGTCGACGACGAAAAATGCGAGCGGCGAGCGTATGCATTAA